A window of the Myxococcus fulvus genome harbors these coding sequences:
- a CDS encoding UDP-N-acetylmuramoyl-L-alanyl-D-glutamate--2,6-diaminopimelate ligase translates to MKLTDVLAGCGAEQTSGGRSAVDVTGVTQDSRHVKPGDLFVAIPGTKEDGAQFIGEAVSRGAVAVVSEKPVPSSQVPFFKVGSARKALALIAANFHGRPADKLTLLAVTGTNGKTTTSFLLEAMSAAAYVSTGVIGTLGYKFGGKTVPTANTTPDPLELHRIFKEMVDAGVETVVMEVSSHALAQERVHGLTFKAAGFSNLSRDHLDYHKDMEDYFQSKRKLFAENLSASGVAVVNGDDTYASRIYNEQRGQKRMAWKFSRQGSGEISASDVTFSLDGIKGTLKTPSGDIALKSKLLGPHNLENILLAVGIGIGAGFSRSDVKVGIERMTPVEGRMERVENYGPGGAPTVLVDYAHTDDALKRALEAARSLAKGRVITVFGCGGDRDKGKRPLMGQVAAEAADVAVITSDNPRTENPDDIIGQVTPGLEKSGLRRISAAKAKSGEKGYLVEADRRAAIEQAISLATGDDVVLIAGKGHETYQQVGQEKHNFDDRQVAAKALANRTPG, encoded by the coding sequence ATGAAGCTGACGGATGTCCTCGCAGGGTGTGGTGCCGAGCAGACCTCGGGTGGTCGTTCCGCGGTCGACGTCACCGGTGTGACCCAGGACTCGCGGCATGTGAAGCCTGGCGACTTGTTCGTCGCCATTCCCGGCACCAAGGAGGATGGTGCCCAGTTCATCGGGGAGGCCGTGTCACGCGGAGCCGTGGCGGTGGTCTCCGAGAAGCCGGTGCCCTCCTCGCAGGTGCCCTTCTTCAAGGTGGGCAGCGCGCGCAAGGCGCTGGCCCTCATCGCGGCGAACTTCCATGGCCGTCCGGCCGACAAGCTGACGTTGCTCGCCGTCACCGGCACCAACGGGAAGACGACGACGTCCTTCCTGCTGGAGGCGATGAGCGCGGCGGCCTACGTGTCGACGGGAGTCATCGGCACGCTGGGCTACAAGTTCGGCGGCAAGACGGTGCCGACGGCGAACACGACGCCGGACCCGCTGGAGCTGCACCGCATCTTCAAGGAGATGGTGGACGCGGGTGTGGAGACGGTGGTGATGGAGGTCTCCAGCCACGCGCTCGCGCAGGAGCGCGTGCACGGGCTGACCTTCAAGGCCGCGGGCTTCAGCAACCTGAGCCGCGACCACCTGGACTACCACAAGGACATGGAGGACTACTTCCAGTCCAAGCGGAAGCTCTTCGCGGAGAACCTGTCCGCCTCGGGTGTGGCCGTGGTGAACGGCGACGACACGTATGCCAGCCGCATCTACAACGAGCAGCGCGGCCAGAAGCGCATGGCGTGGAAGTTCAGCCGTCAGGGCAGCGGGGAGATCTCCGCCTCGGACGTCACCTTCTCGCTGGATGGCATCAAGGGCACGCTGAAGACGCCCTCGGGTGACATCGCGCTCAAGAGCAAGCTCTTGGGGCCCCACAACCTGGAGAACATCCTCCTGGCGGTGGGCATCGGCATCGGCGCGGGCTTCTCGCGCAGCGACGTGAAGGTCGGCATCGAGCGGATGACGCCGGTGGAAGGCCGCATGGAGCGCGTGGAGAACTACGGCCCGGGCGGAGCGCCGACGGTGCTGGTGGACTACGCGCACACGGACGACGCGCTCAAGCGCGCGCTCGAGGCGGCCCGCTCGCTGGCCAAGGGCCGTGTCATCACGGTCTTCGGCTGCGGTGGAGACCGCGACAAGGGCAAGCGCCCGCTGATGGGGCAGGTGGCTGCGGAGGCCGCCGACGTGGCCGTCATCACCAGCGACAACCCGCGCACGGAGAACCCGGACGACATCATCGGCCAGGTGACCCCGGGCCTGGAGAAGTCGGGCCTGCGCCGCATCTCCGCCGCCAAGGCGAAGTCCGGTGAGAAGGGCTACCTGGTGGAGGCGGACCGCCGCGCCGCCATCGAGCAGGCCATCAGCCTGGCCACCGGGGATGACGTGGTGCTCATCGCCGGCAAGGGCCACGAGACCTACCAGCAGGTGGGCCAGGAGAAGCACAACTTCGATGACCGCCAGGTGGCCGCCAAGGCGCTGGCGAACCGCACGCCCGGCTGA
- a CDS encoding penicillin-binding transpeptidase domain-containing protein, whose protein sequence is MRDFKATRAPEPNAKGLKLRVQLLFGLFLLLLGVAFARAVQLQVFEQEKLRGMAQDQYVRQIEIPARRGDIFDRRGTPLAQSVEVDSVWVDPSMLPDVRQASKQLAKALKVDADELAARLARSKRFAWVKRQAKPQEVAAVKALGLPGLGFTKEPKRFYPQRELGAHVMGLVGMDGKGLEGLEKAFEDELSGQNSRMSGFRDAKGRKLLVQGATDPLERQGAAVTLTLDRHLQYVAEKALAKAVEEAKAVAGMVVALDPKTGELLAVANHPRFNPNTPESSSRGGMRNRAALDTFEPGSTTKPFVVAAALEEKAITPESVFFCENGAWRVGRHTINDTHSYGWLAPQGILQVSSNICMAKIAQVLGREKMVAGYHAFGFAERTGLSLPGEGRGVIPFPKAEVSLATQSFGQGMTATAVQIAAGYGALANDGVMMRPYLVSKVVDPDGVVLLENRPTEVRRVVSSKVARQVVGMLESVVVKGGTAPKAAMDEYRVAGKTGTAQKADPVARGYSDKRIASFVGMVPAEDPRIVILVVVDEPKTDVYGGLVAAPAFKEIATAAMAHLAVPPSRTVAPGTAVAAASPAPVAAKPVARAAVEPARPALEEAVSESPEPGTVRVPDVQGAGGREAVVKLLAAALEPQVLGSGRVVSQTPAAGSLVEKGARVTLEMATRQ, encoded by the coding sequence GTGAGGGACTTCAAGGCGACCCGGGCTCCGGAGCCCAATGCGAAGGGGCTGAAGCTGCGGGTGCAGCTCTTGTTCGGCCTCTTCCTGCTCCTCCTGGGAGTCGCCTTCGCCCGCGCCGTGCAGCTGCAGGTCTTCGAGCAGGAGAAGCTGCGCGGCATGGCGCAGGACCAGTACGTCCGCCAGATTGAAATCCCCGCCCGGCGCGGCGACATCTTCGACCGGCGCGGCACGCCGCTCGCCCAGAGCGTGGAGGTGGACTCCGTCTGGGTGGACCCGTCGATGCTGCCCGACGTGCGCCAGGCCTCGAAGCAGCTGGCCAAGGCCCTGAAGGTGGACGCGGACGAGCTGGCCGCGCGCCTGGCCCGCTCCAAGCGCTTCGCCTGGGTCAAGCGCCAGGCCAAGCCCCAGGAGGTCGCCGCGGTGAAGGCGCTGGGCCTGCCCGGCCTGGGCTTCACCAAGGAGCCCAAGCGCTTCTATCCCCAGCGCGAGCTGGGCGCGCACGTGATGGGCCTGGTCGGCATGGACGGCAAGGGCCTGGAGGGCCTGGAGAAGGCCTTCGAGGACGAGCTGTCCGGGCAGAACTCGCGCATGTCCGGCTTCCGTGACGCCAAGGGCCGCAAGCTGCTGGTGCAGGGCGCCACCGACCCCCTGGAGCGCCAGGGCGCCGCCGTCACCCTGACGCTGGACCGGCATCTGCAGTACGTGGCCGAGAAGGCCCTGGCCAAGGCGGTGGAGGAGGCCAAGGCCGTCGCCGGCATGGTGGTGGCGCTGGACCCCAAGACGGGGGAGCTGCTCGCGGTGGCCAACCACCCGCGCTTCAACCCCAACACGCCCGAGTCCAGCTCCCGCGGCGGCATGCGCAACCGCGCCGCGCTGGACACCTTCGAGCCCGGCTCCACCACCAAGCCCTTCGTGGTGGCCGCCGCGCTGGAGGAGAAGGCGATTACCCCCGAGAGCGTCTTCTTCTGCGAGAACGGCGCCTGGCGCGTGGGGCGCCACACCATCAACGACACCCACTCCTACGGGTGGCTGGCGCCGCAGGGCATCCTCCAGGTGTCCTCCAACATCTGCATGGCGAAGATCGCCCAGGTGCTGGGCCGCGAGAAGATGGTCGCCGGCTACCACGCCTTCGGCTTCGCCGAGCGCACGGGGCTGTCGCTGCCCGGCGAGGGCCGGGGCGTCATCCCCTTCCCGAAGGCCGAAGTGTCCCTGGCCACCCAGTCCTTCGGCCAGGGCATGACGGCCACCGCGGTGCAGATTGCCGCCGGCTATGGTGCGCTGGCCAACGATGGCGTGATGATGCGCCCCTACCTGGTGTCGAAGGTGGTGGACCCGGACGGGGTGGTTCTGCTGGAGAACCGTCCCACGGAGGTCCGCCGGGTCGTGTCCAGCAAGGTCGCCCGGCAGGTGGTGGGCATGCTCGAAAGCGTGGTGGTCAAGGGAGGCACCGCGCCCAAGGCGGCCATGGACGAATATCGGGTGGCGGGCAAGACGGGCACCGCCCAGAAGGCGGACCCCGTGGCCCGGGGCTACTCGGACAAGCGTATCGCCTCCTTCGTCGGCATGGTGCCGGCCGAGGATCCTCGCATCGTCATCCTCGTGGTGGTGGACGAACCCAAGACAGACGTGTACGGGGGGCTCGTGGCTGCCCCTGCTTTCAAGGAAATTGCGACCGCCGCCATGGCCCACCTGGCCGTGCCTCCGTCTCGGACGGTGGCACCCGGGACGGCCGTGGCCGCCGCGTCCCCCGCGCCTGTCGCGGCGAAGCCGGTGGCCCGTGCGGCCGTCGAGCCCGCCCGCCCGGCGTTGGAGGAAGCGGTCTCGGAGAGCCCTGAGCCCGGCACGGTGCGTGTGCCGGACGTCCAGGGCGCCGGGGGACGTGAGGCCGTGGTGAAGCTGCTCGCCGCGGCGTTGGAGCCACAGGTACTGGGAAGTGGTCGTGTGGTGTCTCAAACCCCCGCCGCCGGCTCGCTGGTGGAGAAGGGGGCCCGGGTGACGCTGGAGATGGCGACGCGGCAATGA
- the ftsL gene encoding cell division protein FtsL: MSKASSQRGSVSVAGVLLHLLPAVLLFTLFAAVGILHVTSRVMVVDMGYRLSREEAESRSLTRENDRLKLELATLKAPGRLERVAREQLGMSMPAGSAVVSLSADKPSRASASAQAPQGDKPAVRVAGRGGAGR; encoded by the coding sequence ATGAGCAAGGCGTCGTCCCAGCGTGGCTCCGTGTCGGTGGCGGGCGTGCTGCTGCACCTTTTGCCCGCGGTCCTCCTGTTCACCCTGTTCGCGGCGGTGGGCATCCTCCACGTCACCAGCCGGGTGATGGTGGTGGACATGGGCTACCGGCTGTCGCGCGAGGAGGCCGAGAGCCGCTCGCTGACGCGGGAGAACGACCGGCTCAAGCTGGAGCTGGCCACGCTCAAGGCCCCCGGCCGGCTGGAGCGCGTCGCGCGTGAGCAGCTGGGCATGAGCATGCCCGCCGGCAGCGCGGTGGTGTCGCTGTCCGCGGACAAGCCCTCGCGCGCCAGCGCCTCCGCCCAGGCTCCCCAGGGCGACAAGCCCGCCGTGCGCGTGGCCGGCCGTGGAGGCGCGGGCCGGTGA